One Neisseria sp. Marseille-Q5346 genomic region harbors:
- a CDS encoding peptidylprolyl isomerase yields the protein MSIVKNSVVSLHYEMYDANNQLLDKTEEPIAYLHGGYDGIFPLVEEALHGKNVGDTVEVALSPDDAFGEQDPELVRIEDVSVFPVEVEVGMMFEADDPETGDVLIYRVTDVADGKAVVDGNHPLAGMKVLFKATVEGVRDATEEEIAHGHVHGPHGHHHH from the coding sequence ATGTCTATTGTTAAAAATTCCGTAGTTTCCCTGCATTATGAAATGTACGATGCCAACAACCAACTGTTGGACAAAACCGAAGAGCCGATTGCTTACCTGCATGGCGGTTATGACGGTATTTTCCCTTTGGTGGAAGAAGCGTTGCACGGCAAAAATGTAGGCGATACCGTTGAAGTGGCTTTGTCGCCCGATGATGCTTTCGGCGAGCAAGATCCTGAGCTGGTGCGCATTGAAGATGTCAGCGTGTTCCCTGTTGAAGTTGAAGTCGGCATGATGTTTGAAGCCGATGATCCGGAAACCGGCGATGTATTGATTTATCGTGTAACCGATGTTGCCGACGGTAAAGCCGTAGTGGACGGCAACCATCCTTTGGCCGGTATGAAAGTATTGTTCAAAGCGACCGTTGAAGGTGTGCGCGATGCGACTGAGGAAGAAATTGCCCACGGTCACGTACATGGCCCGCACGGTCATCACCACCACTAA